One window of the Cherax quadricarinatus isolate ZL_2023a chromosome 1, ASM3850222v1, whole genome shotgun sequence genome contains the following:
- the LOC138855207 gene encoding uncharacterized protein, whose amino-acid sequence MGIIIQGQPAPQFAGAPVLCRPSIPDVSHAPPIQRLPPPGPILHPPPPITHSPILPPPHSHLPMPHQGPHPHLSNLTMPPSNPYSVPPPTEVKARPPLCHGMQKVESTMHPPLPRGPRPTQSRLCAPPPLPGTQTSRPPPLPPNNFTVQPPLPPLPPLPPSPKVEPSKPPPPNDPPPSSPVKKSSLPSAPPKFSKSVSVTKSSNSTQSGAPSTSKHSGTKRLFSDTQDIEQAKPIPSIVSSRPSVKPAAVPSANNSNNRIPCVSGAPIVVSYSSVQASTPPPPPLPPSDTVHLPISSHVCQAAVEEEPYDPEDATFSPASSLGSPSREESPEDSLINKYVRQPNKLNSSDSFSSSLKTPERIRNENKKKKVSFSKDVSFSSKINKTPTDSPARPNLDTRLKIMFGTVEEDASKKHKKSLTQLLSPNTVSEKEQEELERPLSPTPSPYLSRHMYLYWHKETLKARKASKLSSVDFVNSNTSTQNTETPLNGQILLSISPLKGMPPLPKNLPTVPPPNYRSSLTEPLLLKEGSLKAELILKSINRMHPYKIIDSKGNIVKSSLDSELELTSEAMPMETSEEKISDMFDLESSSCHENVTVNLVMEKIIEELKLVIREELTKEILDKKFKLCLDKDKKC is encoded by the coding sequence ATGGGTATTATTATTCAAGGGCAGCCAGCTCCTCAGTTTGCTGGAGCACCAGTTTTATGTAGGCCATCTATTCCTGATGTGTCCCATGCGCCTCCTATACAGCGTTTGCCACCACCTGGCCCTATATTACATCCTCCCCCTCCTATTACACATTCCCCTATTCTACCTCCACCTCATTCACACTTACCCATGCCTCATCAGGGTCCTCATCCTCATCTATCCAATTTGACCATGCCACCAAGTAACCCATATTCAGTTCCACCTCCTACCGAGGTTAAAGCTCGTCCTCCTCTTTGTCATGGTATGCAAAAGGTAGAATCCACtatgcatcctccattacccagAGGTCCAAGACCAACACAGTCTAGActctgtgcaccaccaccactccctggcACACAAACATCAcgaccaccacctcttcctcccaATAATTTTACGGTACAACCCCcacttcctcctctacctcctctgcCACCTTCACCAAAGGTTGAACCTTCAAAACCTCCTCCGCCAAATGACCCACCTCCATCTAGCCCTGTCAAGAAATCCTCTTTGCCCTCTGCACCTCCAAAATTTTCGAAAAGTGTATCGGTTACCAAGTCATCAAATTCAACACAATCAGGAGCTCCAAGCACCTCAAAACATTCTGGAACCAAAAGATTATTTTCTGATACTCAAGATATTGAACAAGCTAAACCCATCCCAAGTATTGTTTCATCTCGTCCCTCCGTGAAGCCTGCTGCCGTCCCCTCtgctaataacagtaataataggaTTCCTTGTGTTTCAGGGGCACCTATTGTTGTCTCATATAGCAGTGTTCAAGCTtccacacctcccccacctccacttcctccctcAGATACTGTTCATCTACCTATTTCTTCCCATGTGTGTCAAGCAGCAGTCGAGGAGGAACCATATGATCCCGAAGATGCTACATTTTCTCCAGCCTCAAGTCTTGGTTCTCCATCAAGAGAAGAAAGTCCAGAAGACTCTCTTATCAATAAATATGTGAGGCAGCCAAATAAGTTAAACTCTTCTGATAGTTTCTCCAGTTCATTGAAAACCCCAGAAAGAATCAGAAatgaaaacaaaaagaaaaaagtttcttTCTCTAAAGATGTGTCATTTTCTTCAAAAATTAACAAGACTCCAACTGATTCCCCAGCTAGACCAAATTTAGATACTAGATTGAAGATTATGTTTGGGACAGTAGAGGAAGATGCTTCTAAAAAGCATAAGAAGTCTTTGACTCAGTTACTATCACCAAACACAGTTTCGGAGAAAGAACAGGAAGAGCTTGAGAGACCACTGTCTCCTACCCCATCTCCTTACTTGTCTAGACATATGTACCTTTATTGGCATAAGGAAACCCTCAAGGCAAGAAAGGCATCTAAGTTGTCCAGTGTTGATTTTGTAAATTCTAATACTAGCACTCAAAATACTGAGACTCCTCTAAATGGACAAATTTTATTGTCGATTTCCCCACTCAAGGGAATGCCACCACTTCCGAAAAACCTTCCCACAGTTCCTCCTCCAAACTACAGGAGTTCTTTAACAGAACCTTTGTTGCTAAAAGAGGGTAGTTTGAAAGCAGAGCTTATTTTGAAAAGTATTAATCGTATGCATCCCTATAAAATTATTGATTCTAAGGGCAATATTGTGAAAAGTTCACTGGACTCTGAGTTAGAATTAACGAGTGAGGCTATGCCTATGGAGACAAGTGAGGAAAAAATATCAGATATGTTTGACCTTGAAAGTTCCAGTTGTCATGAAAATGTAACAGTTAATCTTGTAATGGAAAAAATTATTGAAGAGCTCAAACTGGTTATTCGAGAAGAGCTAACAAAAGAAATCTTAGATAAAAAGTTTAAATTGTGCCTTGACAAGGATAAAAAATGTTAG